One genomic segment of Gammaproteobacteria bacterium includes these proteins:
- a CDS encoding form I ribulose bisphosphate carboxylase large subunit, protein MAKYDAGVKEYRDLYWAPDYVPLDTDLLACFKVVGQPGVPKEEVAAAVAAESSTGTWSTVWSELLTDLEFYKGRAYRIEDVPGDKDAFYTFIAYPLDLFEEGSIVNVLTSLVGNVFGFKALRSLRLEDIRFPIAFIKTCGGPPAGIQLERDRLNKYGRPMLGCTIKPKLGLSAKNYGRAVYECLRGGLDLTKDDENINSQPFMRWRDRWDFVAEAIDKAQRETGETKGHYLNVTAATPEEMYERAEYAKELGMPIIMHDFLTGGFTANTGLANWCRKNGMLLHIHRAMHAVIDRNPHHGIHFRVLAKCLRLSGGDQLHTGTVVGKLEGDRASTLGFVDLLRESFIPEDRRRGIFFDQDWGSLPGVFAV, encoded by the coding sequence ATGGCCAAATATGATGCTGGCGTAAAAGAGTACCGCGACCTGTACTGGGCTCCGGATTACGTTCCTCTGGATACTGACCTGTTGGCGTGCTTTAAAGTTGTAGGTCAGCCCGGCGTGCCTAAAGAGGAAGTTGCTGCTGCGGTAGCTGCTGAGTCTTCAACAGGTACCTGGTCTACTGTATGGTCCGAGCTGTTGACTGACTTGGAATTCTACAAAGGCCGCGCATATCGTATCGAAGATGTTCCTGGTGATAAAGATGCTTTCTACACTTTCATCGCTTATCCTCTGGATTTGTTCGAAGAAGGTTCTATCGTAAACGTACTGACCTCTCTGGTTGGTAACGTGTTCGGCTTTAAAGCCCTGCGTTCTTTGCGTCTGGAAGATATTCGCTTCCCAATCGCGTTCATCAAGACCTGTGGTGGTCCTCCTGCCGGTATCCAGTTGGAGCGTGACCGTCTGAACAAGTACGGCCGTCCAATGTTGGGTTGTACCATCAAGCCAAAACTGGGTCTGTCTGCCAAGAACTACGGTCGTGCAGTATACGAATGTTTGCGCGGCGGTCTGGACTTGACCAAAGATGACGAAAACATCAACTCTCAGCCTTTCATGCGCTGGCGTGACCGTTGGGACTTCGTAGCAGAAGCTATCGATAAAGCCCAACGTGAAACTGGTGAGACCAAAGGTCACTACCTGAACGTAACTGCTGCTACTCCAGAAGAAATGTACGAGCGCGCAGAATACGCGAAAGAGCTCGGCATGCCGATCATCATGCACGACTTCTTGACTGGTGGTTTTACTGCCAACACAGGTCTGGCTAACTGGTGCCGTAAGAACGGCATGTTGTTGCACATTCACCGTGCAATGCACGCGGTAATCGACCGTAACCCGCATCACGGTATTCACTTCCGCGTACTGGCCAAGTGTCTGCGTCTGTCCGGTGGCGACCAGCTGCACACTGGTACGGTTGTAGGGAAGTTGGAAGGCGATCGCGCCTCTACTCTGGGCTTCGTAGATTTGTTGCGTGAGTCTTTCATTCCTGAAGATCGTCGCCGCGGTATTTTCTTTGATCAGGACTGGGGTTCATTGCCAGGCGTATTCGCAGTT